CCAGCGTGAACCCGCCCAGGCCGAGATTCAAGGCTCGAGCGGCCAGCATGGCCGGTAAACCCGTTACTTGTCGATTCAAGGGGTGGGATCCCGCAGTACTGCCGCCCTGCAGACACTCTTCGGCCCATTTCGAGATTTTATCGGTGGGCAGCGCAATGGAGCCCAGGATTATTCCCGTGCGACTCTTATCGAAATTCTGAACCCGAGCATCGTAGAAAGCTCGTCGGCAGATTTCGAGAGCGATTTGATGTTTGACATCGAGTTGACTGACGAGTTGGCGATCGATGGATAGGCCGTCGAATTGTACTTCGAAAGGATCCAGGAAGCAGGCGTGGGACGAATAGATCTTGTCTTTCGCAGCCGTGCGAGTGTCCATGACTTGATCGATAGGCAGCGACCAACGTCCCAGCGGGGGATTCCTCGCCTGATCCCTACCGGTCAATATTTGCTGCCAGAATGTTTCCAGATCGGAAGAACCAGGGAAAAGTCCCCCAACACCGACAATCGCGACAGGTTCAAAAACGTTCATTCCTACCCCACGGTCGCCGGGACGATCCGATTCTTGCGAAACTTCTCTTTAAGACTTCGATCGAGTATGCATTCATAATCCTGCATCCGCGCCAGGAGCAGACCGTCCAGATCCATGAAATCGATATCCGCCCGGCAGACGCTGGCATTGCCGCGCGTGATTCGAATCGATATCAGCATTCGCCCGGTGGGGAACGCTTTGGTGTATTGGCGGTATCGGCCCGCGAAGCAGGGCAGTGAAGGGGCGTCGAACTGATCGATGGTCCAGAGGATCATCATCTGGAACGCACTATCGATGACCAGGGGATCGAGAATCCAATTCGGTCGAACGGGATTCGTCATCCAATTCCCGGGGGGCGGCGCTGTATGGCAGGTTCCCAACATAGCGTTCTGGCTGATACCTTCTATCGATTCCAGGCCCGCAAGTTCTTCGCCGTGAAAAAGCAGATCGATATAGGCTTGATCGATAGGACGTCCGTACTTCGAAAGATTTCGGGGCAAAAGCGGCATATCGGGACTTTGATATTTTTCCGACAACACGACTTCGCATTTATTATGGATGACATCCTTACCTTCTCTCGCTCCATGCGTCTCAACGGGAATGATGGTAAGCTGGTCACGATTGATTGGTTTGCCTACGTAAAATCGCAAATGAACAGGCTGATTCTCTTCCAGTTGAACCCCGTGTGTGATCCGGAAGTCATTAAAACCAAAAAACTGAAGCTGAGGGAATTGTAACAGGACGGCATGCGCCACCCATTCCATATGCAAAACCATCGGAATAACCGATCGGCCATTGATGACGTGACTTTTTAAAATCCGATGGTCTGCAATCATCACACGATGTTCGAACGCCAGGGTCATACCATTGGGCATGACGGGAAGTCGAATTTCAGGACTGCTAGGCAGCTTGAAGGAACCGGACGATTTGGTTGTGGTCGGGACCTGGGGATTTGGAATGACGCGATCCAGGTCAGCGAGCAAGTCGTCATTTTTTCCGAGTTTAAATTCCGGTGATGATTTCACGGGAATCGAAGGAGTTTCCGGGGGCGTCTTCAGCATCGGAGTGGTAACGAGCCGGGGCAGAACGCCCGAGGATTTCTTGGCGGCTTTTATTGGGGTTGGATTCACATCCACCGGAGGAACGGCATTCGGCAACGGAGGAAGATTAGGAAACACCGGAGCAGGCGTTACTACGGATTTAGGAGCTTCTTCCAACGGGGGCGCAAAACTGGTTCCAGACTTAGCCGCAGGCGATTGCGCGCTCCGCGCGATGGCGACAACTTCTACCGCTCGATCCGAAGCGCGGAGTTCGTCGAGCATGAACTTCGCACCGGCAGCAGGAGGAATTAGTCCCACTCCTTCCTCCTGGAAAATTCTTGCTAGCCCGGGAGTAACCATACCGCCATCCCAGGGACCCCAGTTTATGGCGACGACTCGTGTGTTCGGCCGGCTATGGGCTATCTGCTGGGCATATTTATTCAGAACTTCATTGGCGGCTGCATAAGCGAGTTGCCCCCGACGACCAAAGCGACCCGTGGAGGAGGAGAAGAACACGATCGCTTTTAAGGGATCGTACTTCAAAATGTTCCAGATGTTCCGGAAACCCAATGCTTTGGTGTCGAAGACGAAGTTGAATTGATCGTCGGACAACTCCGCAATCAGCTTGTCGCTAATCACACCAGCGCCATGGATTAGACCGGTGATTGGACCATGTTCTTTTCGAATAGCGTCGAGACGGCTCTCCAGATCGGACTGAGAGCGAATATCCACCGATCGATAGAGCACTTGAGAGCCAGCGGCCTGGATTTTTTTCAGCGTCTTTTGAATCTCGCGACTTGCCTGGATCTGCTGAAACTGCTTGCTGATCTCCCGAAGCGGCGCATTGTGGGGAAGTCGCGCGGCAATAGCCGCTTTAAGTTGTGACTCATCTTTGAGAGGAAGAGACCAATCGGGTTCGTTCGGTTCCGGACTCCGGCCCAATAGCACAATTTTTGCCCGGGTCGCTTCAGCCAGTTGCACTGCTGTTTCAGCGGTTACACCTCTGCCGCCTCCCGTAATTACAATGGTGTCGCTCTGCTGAAAAGGTAAGTCGCCATGTGGGATCGCCCTTTGATTAATAAGGCGTAAAGCGACTTTGCCTTGCGGAGAAACCCCCAGTTCCGCCGGTCCGGATGTGAAGCATTCTTCGGCAAGGACGGTGGCGAGATTCTTCAGGGAAGGATCGAAATCGATGGATTTGCAATCTACCGTGGGCCATTCAAAAGCGGCCGTCTTTGCCAAGCCAGAGAAGGAACCGGAGAGTACGTCCCGGTTTGGATCGATAGTTTTCAAACCGAAAAAGCCATCCATCCGGGTGACCGTAACCAGAAAGGCGGCCCCATGCCGTGCCGTTTCCTGAAGCCCTCGGCTGGCGTGTTTAATCCAACGGAATGCTTTGGTAGGAAGATCGTCGGGGACTTTATTTTCAGGGGCGATAAGGATGAGACCGCCCACGTTATAGGGGTCGTATGCAAACGGAGAATCATTCCAGGCTATGAAGGCCGTTTTCGAGCCGAGGGCATCGATCTGCTGAACGAGTTTAGCCGTTGTGCTGGAAGGCTCGGAAATCAACCAGACAACAGCACCTTTGGGAAGATGAAACTTCCTTCGCTCCGCACTGGGGTCCAGGAATTCGTATGTCAGGACGCTACGGTCTATTACATCGACATTCGAATTCGCGTTATTCGTCCCGAAAAGAGTCTGGGCCGGGAAAGTAAATTTCGACGGTTCGAAGGAAGGGAGTCCAATCAGGAGCGATGGATTGGTCTCCATAGTCACCAGCGGCGGGCTTTTCTGAAAAAGATCCACTGAGGCCGGCTCCTGTTCGGGAGTCACGATGATCTCGGCCTGGGAAATCTCCGAATCGTTCGAAACCTCGGGTTTAGAGGGATCCTTGGGAGCGAAAAAATCCTTCGGAAGTGCGGTCTCAACCGGCAGAACTTCGGCGAAGGGCAGCTCCGATTCGGGCGGGAGATCAAGTATAGTTTTGCTTTTGACAGGTACATGAATGGATCCCTTGCTCGGAGGTTTGGGAAAATTTCCGAACATGGACTGGTTGACATCCAGTTCCTGCATGCTGGGCATATTCATCGAAATTTCGCCTAGGCTTGGCAACGATTTTGATGAAGGTGGTAATTCGGGTGAAGACTTAATTGGCAGATGTCGATCGACGAGCGCCAAAAAGTTATCCTCATCCTCCTCCGGTTTCGTATCGGAGTTAATGTCCGGGACGATTGGATTAGGTACGATTGAGTCCGAGATGGCCGTCTCCCGACGGCCTGGCCCTTTTCCCGAGGTGAGAAATCCTGCTATGTCATTTAGCGTATGCAAGGTTCCTAACTGTTCCGGCTTTACAGCGGGGGAATCTGGAAGCTTATCCTGGATGGCAGAGAGAATTTCAACCCGTTTAATCGAATCGATCCCCAGATCGGTATCGAGCGACATCTCCCAACCCAGCATTTCTGCCGGGTACCCCGTTTTCTCGGCGACAATATCGAGAAGGGTTTGCCGCACTCCAGCGTCATCCTGTTTCGGAGCGGTGGACGTTAAAGGGGGCGCGGAGGGAGTTTCTACCGCCGGCGTGACCTTCTCTGTTCCTTTTACGGCACCAGTTGAACTTCCCCCGGAGGAACCGGAATCGAGGAAGCTGGCAATGTCGTTTAACGTTTGCAACGAGCCCAGGTGCTCGGGCTTCACAGCCGGAGCTTCGGGCAATTTTTCCTGAATGGCAGAGAGAATCTCGACACGCTTGATGGAGTCGATACCCAAATCGGCATCCAACGACATGTCCAGGCCGAGCATCTCAACGGGGTACCCCGTTTTCTCGGCAACGATCGCGAGCAGTGTGTCGCGAACTTTCGAGAACCCGGTCGTCTTAGAACTGAGATCATGTTTAACGGGTGCGTGTTGAGTCAGCGCGGCGGGAACAGATGTAGAACTCGAGGTCGGAGCAACTACAGGAGAAGTCTGGTTGGCTGCACTGGGCTTTGGGGGTACCCAGGAGTTATTGATTTGAACCGGTCCGGTCGGCTGGGGCTTCACCTCGGGAGGTGCTACTGGCATAGTAGGATGCACGACCGGAGCAGGAGGAATCGAAGGAGCGGATATCGGAGCCGAACGGGCGACAATTGGTCCACCGCCCGTTAAACCCGCACTCAACAGTTGATTCTGCTGCTCCACCAGGGCCTGCAGAGTTCGCTGCGCCGCTTCCTGATGTTCGAGAAATTGCCGATGCAATCTGGCCGTATCTTCCTGCAATTGCTGGAAGGAGGCAAGGCTTTGCTGCGTCATCCGCAAAGCCTCCGTGATCTGGGACGATGGCGAAGCAGAGGAGTCACGCTTCGGATCGGTAGGAGTGTTCACAGTGCTACCCGATTTATGGGATTCAAGGAGAAAGTTCGCTGGTGTCGACTGTTGACTGGGCAAGTAATGCTTCGGGGGCGGGCTCTGGTTTTTTCGCTGAGGCTTAATGTAGTTCGCACCACATATTGCAATTGTTAGGACAGGCTTGGCGGGAGTTGGAGATTTCGGCTCGGGAATTCGACCCCAATGCTTCAAATTACCCTCAAATCCTAAAGCCGCGAGCTGACCCAGCAGAGTTGCCAGTTCGTGAATCTCCGATCCCTTGCCGCCAGAAGAATCGATGCAAAGCAGGGAGTAATCTTTACCCCGATTTCCACTCGATAAGATCGAGTCGGTCAATCGGGTCAGAACGGAACCCGGCCCGACTTCCACAAAGCAGCGAACTCCCTCGGAATACATCTTTTCGATGAGTTCGACGAAGCGAACACCCGTGGCCAACTGATTCGCGAGTTGATCGGCGATTAATTCCGGCTCGGAAGGATAGCTGTCCGCAGTGGCGTTCGCGAAAACGGGGAACCTGGGAGTTTTCAAAGATTTTTGAGTGATAGTCTCGCGGAACGGGATCGCCGCCGAGGCCACGAGCGAGCTATGGAAAGCTGCACCCACGGGGAGTCGACTGAAGCGAGTATTCTGACGCTTCAAGAACGACTCAAATTCTTCGATGTCTTTTTCCCGGCCGGAAACGACAACCTGGCTTGGGGCATTATGGTTGGCAATGACGAGTGGTGAATTCGCCTGTTGCAGAAGGCTTTGAACCGTCTCTACCGGCGCCAGAATCGCAACCATGCAGCCAGGATTCGACTTTTGCAGATCGCTCATCAAAGAACCGCGTCGGCAGGCGAGCTGATTCAAAGTCGCCAGGTCGTAAACTCCCGCTGAATAGAGAGCCACCAATTC
The genomic region above belongs to Telmatocola sphagniphila and contains:
- a CDS encoding type I polyketide synthase produces the protein MTIENSHKQEAFTPIAIVGIGCLFPRASNHRIFWSNIKKGLDTVSDVPQATHWNPDDYFDSDPKSPDMTYARRGAFLDPVEFNPLEYGIAPKDLDAIDTSQLLGLVAAKQALIDAGYGPEKSYDRNRVSVILGVTGTLELVIPLGARLGHPRWRKAMAEAGIPKETADWVAQNISDSYVGWQENSFPGLLGNVVAGRISNRLDLGGTNCVVDAACASSLSAVHLAALELAAGRSDMVVTGGVDTFNDIFMFMCFSKTPALSATGNSKPFDANGDGTILGEGLGIVILKRLADAQRDGDKVYAVIKGIGSSSDGKGNAIYAPSAAGQKKALKNAYQLAGVSPGTVELIEGHGTGTKVGDATEISALAEVFREAQPNGRWAAVGSVKSQIGHTKAAAGAAGLIKAALALYYKVLPPTIKISKPLEGLLSEQSPLYANSQLRPWVQNANHPRRAGLSAFGFGGSNFHCVLEEAQPQKSEIDWDDDVEIFALSENSLTELQSSLKYLESLPKSDWSYAAWESRAKFSSTRNFRLLIINARGKKALPDQLKLAQQLLQEKANESHWQHPEGLYFGSGKTPGKLAFLFPGQGSQRVGMTRELACLFPELLNSLASSDSVYAELHSNQQISSAIYPIPAFDESTRSKQDQFLRQTENAQPALASIEAGLVHLLHKFGITPHCAAGHSFGELVALYSAGVYDLATLNQLACRRGSLMSDLQKSNPGCMVAILAPVETVQSLLQQANSPLVIANHNAPSQVVVSGREKDIEEFESFLKRQNTRFSRLPVGAAFHSSLVASAAIPFRETITQKSLKTPRFPVFANATADSYPSEPELIADQLANQLATGVRFVELIEKMYSEGVRCFVEVGPGSVLTRLTDSILSSGNRGKDYSLLCIDSSGGKGSEIHELATLLGQLAALGFEGNLKHWGRIPEPKSPTPAKPVLTIAICGANYIKPQRKNQSPPPKHYLPSQQSTPANFLLESHKSGSTVNTPTDPKRDSSASPSSQITEALRMTQQSLASFQQLQEDTARLHRQFLEHQEAAQRTLQALVEQQNQLLSAGLTGGGPIVARSAPISAPSIPPAPVVHPTMPVAPPEVKPQPTGPVQINNSWVPPKPSAANQTSPVVAPTSSSTSVPAALTQHAPVKHDLSSKTTGFSKVRDTLLAIVAEKTGYPVEMLGLDMSLDADLGIDSIKRVEILSAIQEKLPEAPAVKPEHLGSLQTLNDIASFLDSGSSGGSSTGAVKGTEKVTPAVETPSAPPLTSTAPKQDDAGVRQTLLDIVAEKTGYPAEMLGWEMSLDTDLGIDSIKRVEILSAIQDKLPDSPAVKPEQLGTLHTLNDIAGFLTSGKGPGRRETAISDSIVPNPIVPDINSDTKPEEDEDNFLALVDRHLPIKSSPELPPSSKSLPSLGEISMNMPSMQELDVNQSMFGNFPKPPSKGSIHVPVKSKTILDLPPESELPFAEVLPVETALPKDFFAPKDPSKPEVSNDSEISQAEIIVTPEQEPASVDLFQKSPPLVTMETNPSLLIGLPSFEPSKFTFPAQTLFGTNNANSNVDVIDRSVLTYEFLDPSAERRKFHLPKGAVVWLISEPSSTTAKLVQQIDALGSKTAFIAWNDSPFAYDPYNVGGLILIAPENKVPDDLPTKAFRWIKHASRGLQETARHGAAFLVTVTRMDGFFGLKTIDPNRDVLSGSFSGLAKTAAFEWPTVDCKSIDFDPSLKNLATVLAEECFTSGPAELGVSPQGKVALRLINQRAIPHGDLPFQQSDTIVITGGGRGVTAETAVQLAEATRAKIVLLGRSPEPNEPDWSLPLKDESQLKAAIAARLPHNAPLREISKQFQQIQASREIQKTLKKIQAAGSQVLYRSVDIRSQSDLESRLDAIRKEHGPITGLIHGAGVISDKLIAELSDDQFNFVFDTKALGFRNIWNILKYDPLKAIVFFSSSTGRFGRRGQLAYAAANEVLNKYAQQIAHSRPNTRVVAINWGPWDGGMVTPGLARIFQEEGVGLIPPAAGAKFMLDELRASDRAVEVVAIARSAQSPAAKSGTSFAPPLEEAPKSVVTPAPVFPNLPPLPNAVPPVDVNPTPIKAAKKSSGVLPRLVTTPMLKTPPETPSIPVKSSPEFKLGKNDDLLADLDRVIPNPQVPTTTKSSGSFKLPSSPEIRLPVMPNGMTLAFEHRVMIADHRILKSHVINGRSVIPMVLHMEWVAHAVLLQFPQLQFFGFNDFRITHGVQLEENQPVHLRFYVGKPINRDQLTIIPVETHGAREGKDVIHNKCEVVLSEKYQSPDMPLLPRNLSKYGRPIDQAYIDLLFHGEELAGLESIEGISQNAMLGTCHTAPPPGNWMTNPVRPNWILDPLVIDSAFQMMILWTIDQFDAPSLPCFAGRYRQYTKAFPTGRMLISIRITRGNASVCRADIDFMDLDGLLLARMQDYECILDRSLKEKFRKNRIVPATVG